A region of the Primulina eburnea isolate SZY01 chromosome 7, ASM2296580v1, whole genome shotgun sequence genome:
tgggaaatattttatttttgtacaaaaaaaattcaatgtaAGACAGGCAACTTAAAGTAACTTGATCCATCGATGAAAGCTTCTTCTCTACAGTAAAAGATGCAACCGATATATaatatcattgatatgaataAATGTATATATTCTACTTCCTTTACGGAATGTACATTTTGCTTTTGCACGTCACTTTTCACGATATATTTGTTGTGGTTACGTGACTTGGAAATCACAATTGGATTTTTGTTTGACCCTAGCTCCATTATGCTGGGAAAGAAATAATATTTACATAGTTCCTTGGCTTGGTCTGATCATAATCTTGATTATAAAAGTAAACAAATGAGAGAGAGAATTGACACTTACGTAgcgattatttattttttaaaaatatatatgttttaattattcACCTAAGCACAAGTAGCCTACAAAGTGAAATACAGGCTAGGCATCCCATTTATATTTGGGCCGAACTTGGGTTTACATCTATCTAATACAAGTCAAACTCCTAAAGCCCATTTCAGTTGCCTTCTCACTTTACGCTTCTCTGATACAAAAATTGATGTATGGATCAACAATGTCTCATTTCTTATGCTCTACATTCCATTCTGAACTCAAATCTCCTGAGCTACAGTTTTCCTTCCATGGCATCTGTCCCCATTGTTTCAATTCAAGTCTGTATCGACCATTCCAACAGCGTTGCACCTGAAAAGGTTTCTCCATTATCTTCCAAGAAACTCTACCTCGAAGTCACAACCTAACATATTCGAAATTCCCAATTTTGTTAATTCATCCATCGCACATGACAAGAAaaaaagccaagaatcaaactGTCTTATCCACGAGACTTTAACTGCAGCTTGTAAGCCTGTATTTCCATGGGAGAGATGAGGACGTCTCCTTCCTGAGCACCATCTCCGAAATGCTCGCTATAGCCAAGAGTATCAGTATCCTCGTGCAAAAGATTTATAGATGTGGCTCTTGCATTTGTAACTGTAAGCCCTTCAAACATTTTGAACAGATTGATTGGTTCATCACACATAATCGAACATAGCAACCTGTCTTTCTGACAGTAAGCAGAATCCCAGTGTCGTCGATGTAAGACGAGCACAAATTTAGGCTCCTCAAATGGCTGCTGAGAGTATTTCAAAGGCCGAGGGACCTTAAAGTTCACTATATGCAAATCACAGGGCAATGGAGTTGCTAGAGGTGAAAAGGATCTAGGAGGCGGCTGTACAGATATTTCCTCAGGTTTTTTAGCAACAAATATGTGCAACGGATAGTTCAAATGAGCACCCATTACATGAGAGAGTAGAGATGGGCTAAGTGGATTATCCAAAACGGCGACTGAAGGAGACGAAACATTGGATTCCACGAGGATGTGGAAAACTATGTTCATGGGACGGTTATCCATAACTCCTTGGCCAAGACCACGTCCATCATCTCTCACGAGTCTTCGATCGAGCATGATCTCCAACCATCCATTTTTTAAGCTCGCCACACCCAAAGACTGCTTAGTATGAACCGAGAAACGTTTTCCACTTGATTCTTGCATAAATGCAAGAGAGGGCATGGGATAGTAATTTCCCTGCAAGGGTATCTTGTCGTAAGTTTCTCTTCGGATCGTCTGGAATCCATTCAGATCTGAGTAAAAGACTCTCCTGTTATCTACGTCAGTCTTGTATCTAGCAATTAGTTCTCTATCATTAAACTCAGGCCCCAGAAGCTCAACATGATACTCTTTCTCAATGACAAATTCTTGAATGGTATTTTTACCATTATATATTCGGGTGCAATGGGAAATTGGGGAATTTTTTGTTGCTGTCTTCGGATAAGAGTAAACTTCATGCACCAAAAGGCCCTCTGATACAATAATTTGTCCGCCAGTTCTGGTGATAGGCTCGGCTTCGCCGTTTGGTTTGAATAGGTATGCTCCACTCTCAGTGCTGGAGTACATGCTTATTTCCTCACCAAAAACAGTCGAGTGTCCGTCATTACCTTTGATTCTCTGCAGCAGACCAAGATTTACATCAAAGGTTAGCGTCTGGTGCCAATTTCCAATTTCAACTGTGTTACTTCCTAGATTAGCACAAGTGTATGGAGTGGGGCAAGATAACTGGTTTGACGGACTAGAAATTCTCAGAGTTGCCAGTTTGGCCTTCTCACATTGAACAAAACTGTTAGCAATATAATAAGTCTGCAAACCCATAGCAGGAACAGAAGCTTTCCAGTAAACACGATGCCTTCCCGTAAATATTTTGCTTTTATGATGTTGAATTTCAGGAGAGACCTGACCCTTGATACATGTCCAGTTTGTATCCAATATCGTCACATCTGGTCTATCAACAACCACCATGACCACCTCGTTCCTCATTTGCTCAAGAGGATTAAAAATGACCACGGTCTGCAGAGTTCCTTCATGAACAGTAATGGTTCGCAGCATTGGTTGAACGTCGTATTTAGATCTTATTTGTGCCGGTTCAAATAGTGCCAGGTTCTCATCACTTCTTTCATGATGAATTCCAAGCAGAACTTCAATAGCCTTGGACATGAAAATATGTAAATCTTGTAAAGACATATGCATTCGCGACCCATAGTCCTCAACCACGTGATCCTTAGCTGTTCCAGTCACACCATCATGATGCTGAAACAAAGCTAGATTCCGTCTAGCAGCTGTTAACTTGTGTGAAAACCCAGCGGGTAACTTCTCACACTGAACTCTCTGGCAGTATCCAAAGAGAAATGACAACAAAATTTCAGAACCTCGAAGTGTATGCTCCAAAACACGGTCAACAGCCTTGAAAAAAGGCCGGGAGACGTAATAGCCACTCCAATAATCTTGATTTCTATCAGCATAAGTAAAGAAATCACCCGATAGAGAAGGAAAGCCCCGAATCTCACCAGAGCCAATTTCGTTGTTACGTGAATAATCTATTCTGGCAGCTTCGTCTCTCATTGTTTGGAAATATTCATCCAGAGTGCCAAATTTAGCTTCAGCGTTCAAGCTTGGATCAGAATTGATATAGTCGAATAACAATTGATAATTCCTGAACTTGGGCTTCTGCTTCATTGATGCTTATGTAGCGGAAATCGTCACCAAGAGGAACGAGAAGGGTATTCGTTCGGTAAAGTGTCGATTTTTTTCGATATTGATCCAATAATTTAACTGCTCTCTCCTTCACATTTTCGTGATTTGTCTCAACAGGATTTTCTCCCCAAGGACAAGGCTCgtaaacgaaaccaggcattcGAGCAAAGTCAAATTGGCAACAAATAGCAGGCTCGGGTCCACATGTATGTGGGATGTC
Encoded here:
- the LOC140836268 gene encoding LOW QUALITY PROTEIN: alpha-mannosidase 2-like (The sequence of the model RefSeq protein was modified relative to this genomic sequence to represent the inferred CDS: deleted 1 base in 1 codon), with product MPFSTRRGAGGWPQTSYLPTTKSANKQSRKPRKRTAAAFRDFILSNFFTISLCFTFLFFIFILFRFTSAPKPLLVPPRGRPSRSRKPVVPKSSNDSLLPAAVDITTKGLYDKIQFSDEDGGPWKQGWHVGYKGNEWDEEKLKVFVVPHSHNDPGWKLTVEEYYDRQSRHILDTVVETLSKDSRRKFIWEEMSYLERWWRDASEIKRESFVNLVRNRQLEIVGGGWVMNDEANSHYFAIIEQITEGNMWLNETIGVFPRNSWSIDPFGYSPTMAYLLRRMGFENMLIQRTHYELKKELAWHENLEYVWRQSWDSEETTDIFVHMMPFYSYDIPHTCGPEPAICCQFDFARMPGFVYEPCPWGENPVETNHENVKERAVKLLDQYRKKSTLYRTNTLLVPLGDDFRYISINEAEAQFRNYQLLFDYINSDPSLNAEAKFGTLDEYFQTMRDEAARIDYSRNNEIGSGEIRGFPSLSGDFFTYADRNQDYWSGYYVSRPFFKAVDRVLEHTLRGSEILLSFLFGYCQRVQCEKLPAGFSHKLTAARRNLALFQHHDGVTGTAKDHVVEDYGSRMHMSLQDLHIFMSKAIEVLLGIHHERSDENLALFEPAQIRSKYDVQPMLRTITVHEGTLQTVVIFNPLEQMRNEVVMVVVDRPDVTILDTNWTCIKGQVSPEIQHHKSKIFTGRHRVYWKASVPAMGLQTYYIANSFVQCEKAKLATLRISSPSNQLSCPTPYTCANLGSNTVEIGNWHQTLTFDVNLGLLQRIKGNDGHSTVFGEEISMYSSTESGAYLFKPNGEAEPITRTGGQIIVSEGLLVHEVYSYPKTATKNSPISHCTRIYNGKNTIQEFVIEKEYHVELLGPEFNDRELIARYKTDVDNRRVFYSDLNGFQTIRRETYDKIPLQGNYYPMPSLAFMQESSGKRFSVHTKQSLGVASLKNGWLEIMLDRRLVRDDGRGLGQGVMDNRPMNIVFHILVESNVSSPSVAVLDNPLSPSLLSHVMGAHLNYPLHIFVAKKPEEISVQPPPRSFSPLATPLPCDLHIVNFKVPRPLKYSQQPFEEPKFVLVLHRRHWDSAYCQKDRLLCSIMCDEPINLFKMFEGLTVTNARATSINLLHEDTDTLGYSEHFGDGAQEGDVLISPMEIQAYKLQLKSRG